The genomic segment CCCGGCCTGGCTCGCTCAGCCCGCCTCAGTCCCAGGAGGCCAGGCgccagcccccacctccctcccttcaAACTCGGGAGTCCGGGCCCgcagccccctcctccccgcGGACACGGGAGTCCggacccccagcccctcctcccgcaGACGCCGGGAGTTTGGGCACCCAGCTTCCTCCTCCTTAGGACTCCCCCCAACCCAGTCCTTCTTCCTCAgctccagccccctcctcccgcagACCCAGGAGTCCAGACCCCAAGCCCCCTCCTCCTTCAGACCCAGGAGTCCAGACCCCAAGCCCCCTCCTCCTTCAGACCCAGGAGTCCAGACCCCAAGCCCCCTCCTCCGCAGACCCAGGAGTCTGGGCCTGAGATTCCTTTGCGTTCTCTAGCCAGTTTAGTGTCAATCCCCGGGCAGATTCCCACCCTCTGCTCTCATCTCCGAGTCTCCCAGGAGCTCCAGGCCAGACATTAACCAGCTGGGCTCGCGGAGTGATAAGGCCCCGAGGCCCGGGGAGACGGTAGATGCGGGGGTCTCTCCCACATAAGTCCTCTCTGCTGGAATTTCCTGGGTGGGGACTGGGAAGAGGGTCTTGTCCTGAGTTTCAGATAAGAGAAATTCAAGGTATTCTAGGACTCGGAGACAGACAAAGATATGGTTTGGGAACAGAATGACCTGCCTGGGAAAGAAAGTGAATAGTGACAGATGAAGGGAGACGgggagaagaaaaggggacagactcccagagaaagagggagacacCCACCCAGAGAGAAGGCACAGACCAAGAGAGGGGACAGACACattgaggaaggggagagaagcccAGAGAAAGAGAGACCTCAAGACAGATGGAGACTCAGACAGGAGCTGAGAGTCCCCGGGACAGGCTTAACTGCTTCACCCCTCCCCTGGAGCTATTTTCAGAAGGAAAACTGACACCCGCCttggtgggtggggtgggcaggggtcaTCCCATACCCCTCTGTCAGCCTAAATATAGCATGGCAAGGTGGCAGGAAGGGTGTCCCCGGATTAGGGTGTTCCCCTCTCTGCTCCCCATCCCGGGCCAAGGCAACGTAGAAGGTGGCTGCGGTTGTTTattgggatgggggaggggcccTGCCCACAGGAGCGTCCATTGGAGTCACTTCCCAGACctctccaggcttccccatccctaaGTATCCTACCTGCCCCACCCCCTACCAGAAGAAGTCTATGGAACTTCCATTCTCCGATGGGGTAGTAGGGGTGAGATAGAGACTTTCAGGGTCTCTGTCCCATCTGTGTCCCCTGTCCCTCTCCTCTGGATCTCTGCCCCCTTCTCTGGGTCTTTGCCCCCTCTCCTTGTCTCTTACCCTCTCCCGGGGCgctgccctcttctctcctcctctcccttctccccttggGTGTCTCTGTCCACTGTTCATATGTCTTGTCCTCTTTGGGTCCCTGTGCTGGGCTCTGTGCCTGCCTCCCAGACTCTGTCTTGTGTGTGTCACtgcgatgtgtgtgtgtgtgtgtgggggggttgtGTCTGTCTCCATTTCTGTCTCCCAACGTGCCTTTCCCTCCCTTTCAGAGAGAAGTGTTAAATTATTTAAAGGTTACATTATTTTCGACCTTTATCAAATGCTTCCCACAATCTGTACCTTCTTCTATCTCTCTGTGTAAAAAGGTGGTTGGAGTAAATCAGGGGTTTCCAAACTGAATTTGTTAGCTGCAGACCGCGTTACCAAGAGAGATTCCATAAAGGGTAGGTTCCCCTCAGACCAGTTCAAACACTCTGATGTGTCACACTGGTGCTAAGTAAGATTTCGTTTGAACAAAAAAGAAAGGGGTGGGGGGTGTCTCTAGCCAAAAATAACAACAAGAAGTCTCTGTAAACCACTGGAtggattttaataaattaatacaaGTACTTCGAATTAATacaagtacctggcacataggaagCCCTATATGTGTTAGTGATTTcactgtcctcctcctcctccaaatGCCCTTTTAGTACTGAAAGATCTCTGACCTTGGGTAACCCcctcccctctgagcctcagtttcctcatttgtgagaAATGAAGCTGTTAAGTTCCGGTGCTGATCAGCAGGCTGATGGGCACACGTGGGGTCAGGCAGCTGGCCACAagtcctgccccccgccccaacTGGAACATTCCACACGACCTCGGGAAGCCCCTCGCATGCTTTGAGATGCTGGTTTCTCCCCAGGGAAATAAAGCGGGCCCTGCAGTTGGTCTGATACACTTCTTGAACCGCGGGAGGGGTGGCGTACCCAATTGGGGATCTTTGTGAGATTCCATGGGTGCATATCTCTTGGGTTCAGGGGCACTgactttttctgcctttttcctttttagttctCTTTCTCTGGGGTGCTCTGGCCTCTTTTCCAATTCTAGATTTCTGTCCCTCTCATTCTGGATGCCTGACACCCGTCCCCTCTGGGTCTCTGTCTTCCGTCTCTCAggatcttttttcccctctttggatttccctttctctctctaggTCTCTATACCTCCCCAGCTCTCTATCCCCCTCCTCTGGGTTTCTATCCCCCAATCAGGTCTGAACAGAGTACAGTTTCTACCCCTTttcccttcccttgtggctctgatCTCCATGCCTGAAAGCAAAACTCTAGGGGAAGACAGATAAAGAAGGGGTTGGTTTGAATGGCAAAACAAGGCAGGTGTGTGGTAAATGGAAGGGGTATCTACATCTTGCTAGTTCACCCAGAAGCCCTCTGCATGACCAACTGAATCTAGATACAGAAACCAGCCCTGCCTCTCCTTATAGTGATGACACTGAGCAAACCAGTTCAGTTGGTCTCCTAGAGTCCACACACTACATTTGCTCCTTGACACATGATTACTTCCTAGCGCTAGTATCCCTAGGTCCACTAAATGCAAGCAAACCAACATGGCCTTATAGACCTCATACATACACTGCAACTCAACCCAATATTCCTACAGGACTCAGCGAACACACCTTGATGTAACTCAACTCAGTTTTACGTCCCAAGTGAACCAGCCCTATGAGACTCACATGATTATACAACTCATTATGATCCAACTTAATGTTGCCCTGGAAAATTTCTAGCCACATAACGCTATGCAATTCAACATGACAGAACCCTGAAACACTCCTACGCATTTACATTCCAACCCAACTTGACCTCATATGACCTAGAAAGCTCACATTCTATCACTTGACTCTTCGTATTTGGCTCACAAGTTCACAGAACCTAAAATAACATGGCCCTAGAAGAATCACAGAGCCACTCAGTTTCCAATGTCTCAACTCAACTCGACAACACCATGCATGAACACACAATCAGTCCCAACAATGCCATGGGTGACCACCTTACTTGATCCAACATGGCCCCAGGGGACTCATAAAACCACAGAACCCTGCACAATGCTGTTGGACAAGACTCCCAACCCAACATGGAAGCAAGAAACTCACAAAACTATGTGACCAAACCTATCTCAACACTACCCCAAAAGGCTCCACAAGCATTGTACAACCAAGTGCAGGACAAACCAATGGAGCCTCCATCTCAACTCAGTATAACCCATTGCCATTCACTGTCACCGCAGGAGGTACCCACAGGAGCTACCAGTCCACAACTCAAGACCCAATAAGACTTAGTGTTCCCCAGTTCATTACCACGTAACTTAGTTCATCCTAGAAACAATTCCCTCCCCCtaacttttccctcctcccttcccgccCTCCCTCCAAGGAAATGTGAGGTCCTGCAGACCTCAACTGTCCCTCACACTTCGGTGACCATGTGTTTCCCAGGGGGGGCCCAGAGTGGAGGTGGCAGCTCAGACACCTCTGGATCCACCAACCCCCCATTGACCTTGCCCTCCAAGGGGCCACAGGGCTGCGTGTCCACATGGCTGTACATCCCAGCCTCTTCATCATCTGTCTCCCGGTGGTAAAAGTAGCTGAAGTTGGAGACAATGACTGGCACAGGTAGGGAAATGGTCAGCACGCCGGCGATGGCGCACAGAGAGCCCACTATCTTGCCACCCACAGTGACGGGTGCCATGTCTCCATAGCCAACTGTGGTCATAGTGACCACCGCCCACCAGAAGGATTCAGGGATGCTGGTGAAATGGGAGTCGGCCCGATCCACCTCGGCAAAATAGACTGCGCTGGAGAAGAGGACCACACcaatgaagaggaagaagatgagGAGGCCTAGCTCGCGCATGGAGGCTCTTAAGGTCTGGCCCAAGATCTGCAGGCCCTTTGAGTGCCTGGAGAGCTTGAAGATGCGGAAGACGCGTACCAGTCGGATGACTCGCAGGATGGCCAGCGACATGGCTGGCTGGCCCACTCCCCGCTGCCGGGCCAGCTCGGTACCCAGTGCCACAAAGTAGGGTAGGATGGCCACGAAATCGATGAGGTTCATCACATTCTTGAAGAAGGCTGTCTTGCTTGGGCAGGCCGCCAGGCGCACCAGCAGTTCGAAGGAGAACCAACAGATGCACAGAGTCTCCACCACAAAGAACGGGTCATCGAAGGGCAAGCGAGGCGGGGGTCCAGGCACTGGGCTGGAGCCGTTCAGCCGAGCCGGGAACTGCAGGGAGGAAGGGATTCAGGAAGGACCATGCCAGGGCTGGGACACACTGGAATGGCCATTATTTGCGGGTTAAATATTCAACTACTTCTTTACAAATTGGCCAATAGCCGCTGTCTCCAGAACCCCGCTGACCCAGTTGGCAGAGCCTTCCTACCAGGACCCCAGGGATCATCCCTGTAAGGCTGACTTTAGGATCCCTGATCCTTCATTGGCAGGGTCTCCTGAAATGATGCTAGAGTGGAGCTCAACCTCGTCCCTTCCGAAATCCCGCCCACAGCGTTGAATTTCCGGATGGGGAGAGTCCCAGTTCTGGCCTCACTCCGTTATGCCTCGCCCTCTCCAAACTCAGCCCAGACCGTGATTGTTAAAGACCTTATCTTTAATGCCAAAACCCGGGCTCCTCCTCTCACTAACTTCATTTCAACTTTCTTTACGATGGAGGCCTCTTACCCCAGCCCTCAGGCCCCACTCCTCTATCTCCATCTCCCTAGGTGGCTTTCTTCAGATCCCAGCCCTCAGTGCCTGCAGTCCATCCTTCCCATTGGTTACTGCCAGCCGCACAGACGGCCGACTTTTCAGTTTCTCCTTACCCTTCAGTTTTGATTTCTTAATAcacctttcctcctgccctccacaggCCGGGTTTCTCACCTACCTCAACTCTCACCTTCTGATAAGGCAGATCCTCCTATTCATATCCTCAGGTCCCTCCCCATTAAGCTATATACATTTCCCTTCCCTAGCCCAGATTTTAATGATAGAATCCCCTAGTCGGGCGCTGTCCCTGGCTTGCTCCCCCTctcaaagcttcccaggtggcgctagcggtaaagaacctgcctcccagtgcaggagacttaagagacagagGGTCTATCcaagggtggggaagatcttctgcagaaggaaatggcaacccactccggtattcttgcctaggaaatcccacggacagaggagcctggctggctacggcccatagggtggcaaagagtaggacacgactgaagcaatttagcacgcacAGCCCCTCGCCCCCAATTCTGATTCGTTTGGTTTTCCAACCCCAATACCCTGCCCACGCACGGCCAGGCCCCACCTTCCTGAGAAGCCCCGCCTCCCAATGCCCCTTACCCCACCTTATGATTGGCCAGGACCCCGTGGACGCGACCCACCTCCTCCCAAACCCCGCCCCGCCACACTCAGGCCCCGCCCCCTTACCGGGCCAGCGGCGCCACCGCCGCAAGCCCCGGGTTGTCGCGGTCGTCGCGAAAGTCGGGTAGCGTCTCGAGGCAGAAGACGACGATGGAGACGAGGATGACAAGCACCGAGACGACGGCGAGCACGCGCGCCGCCTGCGAGCTCTCGGGGAACTCGAAGAGCAGCCAGAGTTGGCGCGCGAAGGCGTGGCGGGGCAGGGGGCGCTCGGTCGGCAAGGGGCAGCCCTCATCCTCGCGCAGGCGCGCTAGTGCTGCGCCGCCCAGCCCGTAGaaggccacctcctccaggaagacgtCGAGCGGCACGTGCGCCGGCCGCCGCAGCCGCCCGCCCGACTGGTAGTAGTAGAGGACTGCGTCGAAGCTGGGCCGATGCCGATCGAAGAAGTACTCGCGGCGCGCGCCGTCGTAGAAGCGGCTGCGGCGCACCGGGTCCCCGAGCAGCGTGTCCGGAAAGCGGCCCAGCGTGCGGGCCCGGGTCTCGAACCGCAGCCCGGCCACGTTGAGCACCACCCGCTCGCAGCAGCCGCAGGGCGGCGGGCACCCGGGCTCCATGGCGCGCGCAGCCCCGGCGACCCGCGGACGGACGTGTGGCCCCGACGCCCgacccggcccggcccggccccgcctcggccgccgccgccgccgccccagcCTGGTGTCCGGTGTCCACGCGTAAAAATAGCCCGGCCGCGCGGCCAAGGCGCGGGGGAGGGGGCGCCGTGACCCCGGCGGGGCAGAGGGCGGCCGCGCGCCCTCTGCCGGGGCGCCCTCCCTTCCGCCTGGCTGCCGCCGCGCTGGGGTTTCTCCGGGTTCATTCCGCCTTCGGGGTCCCTTTCTCCCCGTCTCTCCATCTCCTGAGACCTCTGTTCTGCGGCCCTCCGggtttccgtgtgtgtgtgtctcatctattttttaaataagcatcTGAGCCCCTCTGTGGGAGTCACAAATTTCTGTCTCTCATTCTTTTGtatgtctctgcttctgtctaTGTCATCGCTTTGGGTCTCTCTGATCTCAAGGATGTATCTCTGAGTATGTCTCTGGGTCATTTTTCCCTGGGTTTTTGCCGTTCTAGAGTCACCTGTACGTGGGGATTCCTGGCAGTCTCTGTGTCTTGGTCTCTCTGAATCTCCGTCTTCAGTTTGATTCTGAAGAGAGACATCACTCTCTCTTTATATCTTGTTTCTCTTGGTTTCTGTCTTTCATCTCTGCCTAGGTCTCTCTGCTTCTTGTCTCTCCGGCTCTCTTCTCTCTTATCTCTTAGCTCGCTgtgtctctgtccctgggattctctggggcTCCCTTTCAGCTAGCTTTCTTTTCCTGTGTCTCTGGATTACTGCAAGTCTCTCTCTCGGGGCCTCTGGACCACTGAGCCTCTCTGGAGTCATACCTCTGAATCTCTCTCCGACCATCACTCTAGGTTGGCTCGGCCACTGTCCTGGTGGTTGCCCCATCCTGGGGACGCTCCAGCAGCTGCTCATGAGCGTGAGCCCCCCACACCGGATCCCCTCgctctcctctcccacccccaccccagggtctccacctggcttctctgccaGACTTTCTGAGCCCCAGCAAGGCCTGAGCTGGGGCCATGAATAGTGCAAAAGGAGGCCGGGCCTGCCAGGAACAggtggggggtgggctggggagatGCCGCAGGGTCACTCGAAGGGACCAAAGGACAGACCGACGATGGCCTTCCAGCCACCGGTGTCCTATGACACCGGGTAAAAATAGCCCCATCGGTTGAGCTTGGATTGAAGCAGTGGGGATTGGACGCCCAGACTCCTGGGAATGAGTCCCCGGGCGCCCTCTgctgggggagaggagagagccATTAAAGGTTTTAGCTCCCTAGGAATTTTGGCCCTCTTCCCGtctacaattcagttcagtcgctcagtcgtgtccagctctttgcgaccccatgaaccgcagcacgccaggcgtccctgtccattaccaactcccggagtccacccaaacccatgtccattgagtcggtgataccacccagccatcttatcctctgtcgtgcccttctcctcccgccctcaatctttcccagcatcaggatcttttcttgtCTACAGATTCTGCGATATTGTCACCATCCGTCGGAGTTTGTGtccctctctgtgtgtctgtgtcccttTCTTTCATGGTCTTTGACCCTTCCCGTGACTGAATCTCTCTCCCCGCtgccccctcccatctctctggccttttcccttctctctggtcttttctctctttttttctcctctttctcagaACTCACAGAAGCCTCTTTGTGGGTTTCTGAACATTTGGTATGAACAGATCCTTTCTCCTTTCTATAACCATATCTCTTACACCCTCCCACTACTGAGTCTGGAGGTGGGCTCACTCTCTTTCACCTCCAGAAAattctcccttctttcacttccaGAAAATTCTCCCTTCCTCAGCTCCTCTGACATTCATGCTATCCATGGACACCTTTCTCCAGCCTTCCCTAAAAACTCATCCTTCCCCCTCTGGCCACTCCCACTCTTTCAAGGAAGAGTTTCATTCCAAGCTCCATATTCATCTCTCTAGAACTACTGtcatagggaattccctgatggtcctaaCAGTGACCCAGTCCTTCCAGTCCCTGGGAGAGGACCTGATATCTCACAAACTGCatagcagccaaaaagaaaaaaaaaaaaaaagggaaagctgCAATCATCATCCTTGGAACAGATGCTATGTGATTTTAGAGGTTAGATCATAAAAGGCAACATTCCACcccattctttttcttgggaaactTGTGCAGGCCAGATGACAAGGCCCAGGTAGAAAGGACCCTAGGTCACTAAACTTGCAGCTAATCAGCAGCATCAGCCTGCAGCCACGTGAGTGAGCCATCTTAGAAGCACATCCTCCTGCCCCAgctaggctacccactgtagCACAGATAAGTCTTCTCCCCGCCAACCCCCCTGTCCCGCCCTGCCCAGCTTGTAGCCTTGTGAGCAAAATGAATGGTCTTTGTTGTTTTCGGTCACACAGTCTTTGGGTGGTTTGTTACACACACCACAATAATAGATAATCCACATGTGGTATCTTGGTACTCTGAGCCTATCATTTCCATCCAATctaccccagcctcctcccttccttcctgcttcccccctccttccttccatttttaaagttttataaagcTACAGTTCACTCATTTCAATTCacacagaggacttccctggtgtccagtggctaaaattctGTACTTACTAatcccacacacaaaaaagactctgcactcccaatgcagggggcctgggttcaatccctggtccgggaactagatccctcatgctgtaGTGAAGATTGATGATCCTGAGTCCTGCAACAAAGACCTTGAGCatcctaaataaatattaaaaaataaaaggggcttccctgatggctcagatgctaaagaatctgcctgcaatgcagaagacccaggttccatctatgggttgggaagatctcctggagaagggaatggcaatccactccagtattcttgcctggaaaatcccacggacagaggagtctggcgagttacagtccatagggtcacaaagagtcggacatgactgagcaactaatacactttgaaaaaataaagtatacaacCCAATGGCTCCTCCTGTGTTCATGAGTTTTGcatccatcaccacaatcaaattTAGACCATTTTTGTTATCCCCCCAAGAGAAACTCTACACCCCTATCTGTCACCCCTTAATTGAACCACCCACAATTTGGAAGTAACTTGCTACAGCAGTAACAGTAAACTAAGAGATGGTCTCTCCTCTTCCTTGGTATCATTTTTGCTCCTGTGTTACAgtaagacctttttttaaaattagctttaattttgaaatattgtcAGACTTACAAAAGAGAGGCAAAGATAGCACAGAGAATTCATGATAGCCTTCACCCAGATTCTCCTAATGTTAGAGTCTTACATTGCCATGGTTCCTTTGTTGAAGAAGCTGACAATGGTACAATACTATTGACTAAATGATGTTCAAATTGCCTCCATTTTTCCGATTAatgtcctttcttccttctaaGATCCAATCCAGAATACCATGTTGCATTGAGCTTTCATGTCCTCTTAGCCTCCTCCaattctgcaattttttttttttactttttccttgtcTTTAATCACTTCAACACTTTTGAAGAATTCTGTCCCTACTGAAGGTCAGTGGACTATTCTTCAGTTTgcataatagagttttgccaagagaacatactggtcatagcaaacaccctcttccaacaacacaagagaagactctacacatggacatcaccagacagtcaacatcgaaatcagattgattatattctttgcagccaaagatggagaagctctatacagtcagcaaaaataagaccaggagctgactgtggctcagatcatgaactccttattgccaaattcagacttaaattgaagaaagtagggaaaaccattagaccattcaggtatgacctaaataaaatccctaattatacagtggaagtgagaaatagatttaagggagcaaatctgataggcagagtgcctgatgaactatggacagaggtttgtgacattgtacaggagacagggagcaagatcatccccaagaaagagaaatgcaaaaaggaaaatggctatctgaggaggccttacaaatagctacaaaaagaagagaagccaaaagcaaaggagaaaaggaaagatataagcatctgaatgcagagttacaaagaatagcaaggagagataagaaacccttcttcagcaatcaatgcaaagaaatagaggaaaacagtagagtgGGAAacactagaggtctcttcaagaaaattagagataccaacgcaacatttcatgcaaagatgggtacgagaaaggacagaaatggtatggacctaacagaagcagaagacattaagaagaggtggcaagaatacacagaagaactgtacaaaaaagatcttcatgacccagataatcacgatggtgtgatcactcacctatagccagacatcctggaatgtgaagtcaagtaggtcttaggaagcatcactgtgaataaagctagtggaggtgatggaattccagttgagctatttcaaatcttaaaagatcatgctgtgaaagtgttgcactcaatatgccagcaaacttggaaaacccagcagtggccacaggactggaaaaggtcaattttcatcccaatccctaagaaaggtcaattttcattccaatccctaagaaaggtcaattttcattccaatccctaattAAAGCAtccttcaatttcatggctgcagtcaccatccacagtgattttggagcccaagaaaataaggtctgtctctggttccattgtttccccatctatttgccgtgaagtgatgggaccggatgccatgatcttcattttcaatcataaagttattatttttccctttgtaattaaTGAATTAACTTGGGACAGCCATTTTTTTAGGGGGGTTCTGGTCAAGTTTACTGAGGTTTAATTCACATACAATAAACTTGATCCTTTTCAGTGTACATTTGtatgaattttgaaaaatgtatagtCATGTAACTGCCACTACAGTAAAAATTTAGGACCGCTCCATCCCGACCCCCAAAGTTCCCTTCTTCCCTTTGTAGTCAGCTGCCTCCCACACTTCCAGCTCTTGGAAACTACTGCTCTGtttcctctccctcttttcttGTAGTTTTGCGTTTTTCGGAAAGTCAGATAAGGCCGACCCTTGAGTAACTCCAGGTTGGAAAGGAGTGCTAATGGTCCACCCAGTTGAAAATCTGAGTACTGTGTTTTCTGCATATGGTTCCACTTTCAGGAATTCAAGCAACCAAATGGTTTAGTACTGCAGTATTGAGTGTTGAAACACATTCACCTGTAAGTAGATACATTGTTTCATTTATACTTGTTCAAGAGTCcagtataaatgaaatcatactgtGTGTAGCCTTTTCCATATGGTTTCTTACAGTTAGCATAGTGCATGGAAGATTCATTCCTGCTATGCATATCAGTagctctttccttttattttttattgaagtatagttgactttcctccttcttcttcctcttttttttttttttgaataaggATTCAAGATTCAGAtcgccttctctctctttttaaaaatttattaattcatttatttttggctgtactggggcTTCGTcgctgtgagggctttctctagttgtggcaagcgggggtTACTCTTTATTGCAATGGGCAGGcgtctcatttcagtggcttctcttgttgtggagcacaggctctagggcgtgagGGTTTTAGTaattgcagctcatgggctctgtAGTAGGGCTCCTGgactaaagcacaggctcagtagttgtggtatatgGGTTTCATTggtctgcggcatgtgggatcttcctggatcagggagaatgcatgtct from the Capra hircus breed San Clemente chromosome 18, ASM170441v1, whole genome shotgun sequence genome contains:
- the KCNA7 gene encoding potassium voltage-gated channel subfamily A member 7 — protein: MEPGCPPPCGCCERVVLNVAGLRFETRARTLGRFPDTLLGDPVRRSRFYDGARREYFFDRHRPSFDAVLYYYQSGGRLRRPAHVPLDVFLEEVAFYGLGGAALARLREDEGCPLPTERPLPRHAFARQLWLLFEFPESSQAARVLAVVSVLVILVSIVVFCLETLPDFRDDRDNPGLAAFPARLNGSSPVPGPPPRLPFDDPFFVVETLCICWFSFELLVRLAACPSKTAFFKNVMNLIDFVAILPYFVALGTELARQRGVGQPAMSLAILRVIRLVRVFRIFKLSRHSKGLQILGQTLRASMRELGLLIFFLFIGVVLFSSAVYFAEVDRADSHFTSIPESFWWAVVTMTTVGYGDMAPVTVGGKIVGSLCAIAGVLTISLPVPVIVSNFSYFYHRETDDEEAGMYSHVDTQPCGPLEGKVNGGLVDPEVSELPPPLWAPPGKHMVTEV